The following proteins are encoded in a genomic region of Methylibium petroleiphilum PM1:
- a CDS encoding pilus assembly protein PilM — translation MGGKQAPLVGLDISSSSVKLVELGQSASGQYVLERFATESFERGWIADGQIEKFDEVADAVRRVVSKSGTRSKRVAMAMPQSAVITKKIMLPAGLRDEELELQVESEANQYIPFSLDEVSLDFCVVGPSPSSVGDVEVLIAASRKDRVQDRQGLAEAAGLKPVVLDIESHASRLAMMRIVSALPNEGRDALVALFEIGAETTSLKVLRDEELLYDRDQAFGGSQLTQMISRQYGFSFEEAEQKKLASDLPEDYESSLLVPFVDSLAQEIGRALQYFFTSTPHHKVHYVMLGGGTATLPGLKERVTELTGFASMVVNPFEGMRLGSAVRESKLRREAPAYLTACGLAMRRFL, via the coding sequence ATGGGAGGCAAGCAAGCGCCGCTCGTCGGGCTGGACATCAGCTCCTCGAGCGTCAAGCTCGTCGAGCTGGGTCAGTCCGCCTCGGGCCAGTACGTGCTTGAACGTTTTGCCACCGAGAGTTTCGAGCGAGGCTGGATCGCTGACGGCCAGATCGAGAAATTCGATGAAGTGGCCGACGCGGTGCGCCGTGTCGTCAGCAAGAGCGGTACCCGTTCCAAGCGGGTGGCGATGGCGATGCCACAGTCGGCAGTGATCACGAAGAAGATCATGCTGCCGGCCGGCTTGCGTGACGAGGAACTCGAACTCCAGGTCGAGTCCGAGGCCAATCAGTACATTCCGTTTTCGCTGGATGAGGTGAGCCTGGATTTCTGTGTCGTCGGGCCGAGCCCGTCCTCGGTCGGCGACGTCGAGGTGCTGATTGCTGCGTCGCGGAAAGATCGGGTGCAGGATCGCCAGGGCCTCGCCGAGGCCGCCGGGCTGAAGCCGGTCGTGCTGGATATCGAGTCACATGCCTCTCGTCTGGCCATGATGCGCATCGTCTCGGCCTTGCCTAACGAAGGGCGTGACGCGTTGGTGGCGCTGTTCGAGATCGGCGCCGAAACCACCAGCCTCAAGGTGCTTCGCGACGAGGAACTGCTTTACGACCGTGACCAAGCCTTCGGGGGGTCGCAGCTGACACAAATGATCTCGCGCCAGTATGGCTTCTCGTTCGAAGAGGCCGAGCAGAAGAAGCTGGCCAGTGATCTTCCGGAGGACTACGAATCGAGTCTGCTGGTGCCGTTTGTCGACAGTCTGGCGCAGGAGATCGGTCGGGCATTGCAGTATTTCTTCACCAGCACACCGCATCACAAGGTGCACTACGTGATGTTGGGTGGTGGCACCGCAACCTTGCCTGGCTTGAAGGAGCGGGTGACCGAATTGACGGGCTTTGCGTCGATGGTCGTCAATCCTTTCGAAGGCATGCGCCTCGGGTCCGCTGTGCGCGAGAGCAAGCTGCGCCGTGAAGCCCCGGCCTACCTGACCGCGTGCGGCCTGGCGATGCGGAGGTTCCTGTAA